One Niabella beijingensis DNA window includes the following coding sequences:
- a CDS encoding alpha/beta fold hydrolase: protein MRPGSSQRIYNNGVNIDYSDNGTGDTVLFFIHGWGINQGYWASQVAAFSEDYRVVTIDLPGFGQSGKNRSTWTVEDYAKDVNAVISALNLKNVILIGHSMSGSIIVETAISYPQRIIGIVGVDNLKNTGLILTPQMEKEWTEAYAEIRKNFKPSVIGEGKHLFSPSTDSGIQKRVLKDMMDADPVIAVNCLENLDKYPFSKRLKQLHKPLYLINSDYHPTDTLAFRKNGIEYHLLNIGSTGHYPMLENPDMFNQLLKQAINRMTTASAKN from the coding sequence ATGCGACCCGGTTCCAGCCAACGGATATACAACAATGGCGTAAACATTGATTACAGTGATAACGGAACAGGGGACACCGTTTTGTTTTTTATTCACGGGTGGGGCATTAATCAGGGCTATTGGGCCAGTCAGGTTGCTGCGTTCTCCGAAGATTACCGGGTAGTCACCATCGACTTACCTGGTTTTGGTCAATCAGGTAAAAACAGAAGCACGTGGACCGTTGAAGATTATGCAAAGGATGTAAATGCGGTCATCTCTGCATTGAATCTGAAAAATGTAATTCTTATCGGCCATTCAATGAGTGGCTCAATTATCGTTGAAACAGCTATTTCTTATCCCCAACGGATTATCGGTATCGTTGGCGTTGATAATTTAAAAAATACGGGATTGATATTAACGCCTCAAATGGAAAAAGAATGGACGGAAGCGTATGCGGAGATAAGAAAAAATTTTAAACCGAGTGTGATCGGGGAAGGAAAGCATTTATTTTCACCTTCTACGGATAGTGGTATACAAAAAAGGGTGTTGAAAGATATGATGGATGCCGACCCGGTAATTGCAGTAAATTGCCTGGAAAATCTTGATAAATATCCCTTCTCGAAAAGACTGAAACAGCTTCACAAACCGCTGTACCTGATCAATAGTGATTATCATCCCACTGACACCCTGGCTTTTCGGAAAAACGGAATTGAATATCATTTATTAAATATCGGTTCAACAGGACATTACCCGATGCTTGAAAACCCGGATATGTTTAACCAGCTTTTAAAACAGGCGATAAATAGAATGACAACCGCTTCTGCAAAAAATTAA
- a CDS encoding sugar phosphate isomerase/epimerase family protein: protein MLAADQTGTCSRRNFLLKGSMAALGALAAPKIFAGSYLQKKPDSKFFGVQIGVITYSFRSMPGTLQEVLQHTVNSGISAVELMGDAVEQFAGCPADKSQMAAWRAAVSMDKFSQVKKMFQQAGIKIYAYKPNALGAGNTDAEIEYAMRAAKALGATAVTVELPKDPQQTARLGKLGEKHKIYVGYHAHTQATDTLWDTALEQSPYNSMNLDCGHYIAVAGHSSASLLALMKKRHDRITSIHLKDRQSAAHGGENLPWGEGDTPISEILTLIKDNKYNIPVTIELEYKVPEGSDAVQEVKKCLAFAKKALGA from the coding sequence ATGCTTGCAGCTGATCAGACCGGTACCTGCTCCCGGCGTAATTTTTTACTTAAAGGCAGCATGGCCGCCCTGGGCGCTCTGGCAGCCCCTAAGATATTTGCCGGCAGCTATCTGCAGAAAAAGCCCGACTCAAAATTTTTTGGGGTGCAGATCGGGGTGATCACCTATTCCTTCCGTTCAATGCCCGGCACCCTTCAGGAGGTATTGCAGCATACCGTCAACTCCGGCATCAGTGCCGTGGAATTGATGGGTGATGCCGTAGAGCAATTTGCGGGATGTCCGGCAGATAAAAGCCAGATGGCTGCCTGGCGCGCCGCTGTTTCAATGGACAAGTTCAGCCAGGTAAAAAAAATGTTCCAGCAGGCCGGTATAAAAATATACGCGTACAAGCCCAATGCCCTGGGCGCCGGTAACACAGATGCCGAAATTGAGTACGCGATGCGTGCAGCAAAAGCATTAGGCGCCACTGCAGTAACAGTAGAGTTGCCCAAAGACCCGCAACAGACCGCACGACTGGGTAAACTGGGAGAAAAACACAAGATCTATGTCGGCTATCACGCGCATACCCAGGCCACAGACACCCTCTGGGATACAGCACTTGAGCAATCTCCTTATAACTCCATGAACCTGGACTGTGGACATTATATTGCTGTAGCAGGCCACAGCAGCGCCTCCTTACTGGCCCTGATGAAAAAGCGGCACGACCGCATCACCTCTATTCACCTGAAAGACCGGCAATCAGCAGCACATGGCGGGGAAAATCTTCCCTGGGGAGAAGGAGATACTCCAATCAGTGAAATCCTTACGCTGATCAAAGACAACAAATACAATATACCGGTGACCATTGAACTGGAATACAAAGTACCCGAAGGTTCGGATGCGGTACAGGAAGTAAAGAAATGCCTGGCCTTTGCCAAAAAAGCACTGGGCGCCTGA
- a CDS encoding sensor histidine kinase, with protein sequence MTPSLPATEIAPDKRLQRLVDAVQELSLARNLETVTRIVRSAARELTGADGATFVLRDKDKCFYVDEDAISPLWKGSRFPIETCVSGWSMLNKQAVIIPDIYQDDRIPAEAYRPTFVKSLVMVPIRTMDPIGAIGNYWAHTHHATLEEAQLLQSLADITAVTMENVQIYAELEERVKLRTAELEVANKQLEAFAYSVSHDLRSPLAGIQGLAGILQEEYRDRLDGEGQELTDLILQCVKNMTHLIDNLLVFFTTSQKELRPGDTSMKEMAEEYFDALRKQEPEGRVFEFSVDELPNAGVDATLMKHVWINLLSNAIKYSRKKDKTVIRVGFEETPQQTTYFVQDEGSGFDMMYYNKLFGAFQRLHSDQEFEGNGIGLSLVERIISRYGGKVWATAADGAGATFYFSLPRETVR encoded by the coding sequence ATGACACCTTCTTTGCCGGCCACCGAAATAGCGCCCGACAAACGCCTGCAGCGGTTGGTGGATGCAGTGCAGGAATTGTCTCTGGCACGCAATCTTGAAACCGTTACGCGTATTGTACGTTCCGCCGCCCGTGAGCTGACAGGCGCCGATGGCGCCACCTTTGTGCTGCGGGATAAAGACAAATGCTTTTATGTGGATGAAGATGCCATCAGTCCGCTCTGGAAAGGCAGCCGGTTTCCTATCGAGACCTGTGTCAGCGGCTGGTCGATGCTCAACAAACAGGCCGTGATCATTCCGGATATTTATCAGGACGACCGCATACCGGCGGAAGCCTACCGTCCCACTTTTGTAAAGAGCCTTGTAATGGTTCCCATCCGCACGATGGATCCGATCGGTGCGATCGGGAACTACTGGGCGCATACACATCATGCCACCCTGGAAGAAGCGCAGCTGCTGCAGTCGTTGGCCGATATCACCGCGGTGACCATGGAGAATGTACAGATCTACGCGGAACTGGAGGAACGGGTAAAATTACGTACTGCAGAACTCGAAGTGGCCAATAAACAGCTGGAGGCTTTTGCGTATTCGGTTTCGCACGATCTGCGGTCGCCGCTGGCGGGGATCCAGGGATTGGCCGGTATCCTGCAGGAGGAATACCGGGATCGGCTGGATGGGGAAGGACAGGAGCTGACGGACCTCATCCTGCAATGCGTAAAGAACATGACCCACCTGATCGATAACCTGCTGGTGTTCTTTACCACATCTCAAAAAGAGCTGAGGCCGGGAGATACCTCTATGAAAGAAATGGCGGAAGAATATTTTGACGCGCTCCGCAAACAGGAGCCGGAAGGACGGGTCTTTGAGTTCTCAGTGGACGAACTTCCGAATGCCGGCGTGGATGCAACGCTTATGAAACATGTATGGATCAATCTGCTGAGCAATGCCATCAAATACAGCCGGAAAAAGGATAAGACGGTTATCCGGGTAGGGTTTGAGGAAACACCACAACAAACGACTTATTTTGTCCAGGACGAGGGCAGCGGTTTTGATATGATGTATTACAACAAATTGTTTGGCGCTTTTCAGCGGCTGCACTCCGATCAGGAGTTTGAAGGCAACGGCATCGGACTTTCACTGGTGGAGCGGATCATCTCCCGTTACGGGGGTAAGGTATGGGCCACTGCGGCCGATGGTGCGGGGGCAACATTTTATTTTTCTTTGCCCAGGGAAACGGTCCGCTAA
- a CDS encoding DUF2264 domain-containing protein: protein MKQRIRKYGLLLLAIVVILPVNAQQNRNTKLTLAAAATTGAQDRAEWVKALYKIAYPVVHNLAAGTLKQQMPLETGPEYYLPVKKVTYLEAVGRLSAGLAPWLALPDDDTPEGKLRKQLRKELLQGLANAVDPGNPDYLNFRTEGQPIVDAAYMAQTFLRAPKALWEPLDALTKKRFIEEFKSLRNRKGAYNNWLLFAGLTEGFLMKIGEQYDPSRIDYALHKMKEWYVGDSWYSDGEKFSMDYYNSYVIHPMLVDLLAITTEKKFSQKEDYDQALQRMIRYSEFSERIISPEGTYPVFGRSVTYRTAAFQALGQVALMEKLPEHIAPAQVRCALTAVIKDMYDGPQNFDGKGWLVLGFNGHQPTMADQYTSTGSLYMAALGFLPLGLPADNRFWTDAAADWTSKKAWSGQPVKKDYKVEY, encoded by the coding sequence ATGAAACAACGGATCAGAAAATACGGATTGCTGCTGCTGGCAATTGTGGTGATATTACCAGTTAATGCCCAGCAGAACCGCAACACAAAACTGACACTGGCAGCTGCGGCAACCACGGGTGCGCAGGACCGCGCAGAATGGGTAAAGGCCCTGTATAAGATCGCCTACCCGGTGGTCCACAATCTTGCAGCCGGTACATTAAAACAACAGATGCCGCTGGAGACAGGACCGGAATATTATCTGCCGGTAAAAAAAGTGACCTACCTGGAGGCAGTGGGCCGGCTGTCGGCGGGACTGGCGCCCTGGCTGGCTTTGCCGGATGATGATACGCCGGAAGGGAAACTGCGTAAACAACTGCGCAAGGAATTGCTGCAGGGGCTGGCAAATGCCGTCGATCCCGGAAATCCGGATTACCTGAACTTCCGGACGGAAGGCCAGCCGATTGTGGATGCGGCCTATATGGCACAAACATTTTTAAGAGCGCCAAAAGCGTTGTGGGAGCCGCTGGATGCGCTGACAAAAAAACGGTTCATCGAAGAATTCAAATCCCTGCGCAACCGGAAAGGAGCCTATAACAACTGGCTCTTGTTCGCCGGCCTGACCGAAGGGTTTCTGATGAAGATAGGAGAGCAGTATGATCCGTCCCGTATTGATTATGCCCTGCACAAAATGAAAGAATGGTATGTAGGCGACAGCTGGTACAGTGATGGAGAAAAGTTCAGCATGGATTATTACAATTCCTATGTGATACATCCGATGCTGGTAGACCTGCTGGCGATCACCACAGAAAAGAAATTCTCCCAGAAAGAGGACTATGATCAGGCCTTACAACGGATGATCCGGTACTCTGAATTTTCGGAGCGCATCATTTCTCCCGAAGGTACCTACCCGGTATTTGGCCGTTCCGTTACCTACCGCACTGCGGCCTTCCAGGCATTAGGCCAGGTGGCACTGATGGAAAAATTGCCGGAGCACATAGCACCGGCCCAGGTACGCTGCGCGCTTACCGCTGTTATAAAGGATATGTATGATGGTCCGCAGAACTTTGACGGAAAAGGCTGGCTGGTGCTGGGTTTTAACGGGCATCAGCCCACGATGGCAGATCAGTATACATCCACCGGCAGCCTGTACATGGCCGCACTGGGATTCCTGCCCTTGGGATTGCCGGCAGATAACCGCTTCTGGACGGATGCCGCTGCTGACTGGACCAGCAAAAAAGCCTGGAGCGGGCAGCCGGTTAAAAAAGATTACAAAGTGGAATATTGA
- a CDS encoding Hsp20/alpha crystallin family protein yields MNTDKTDKAGGIVYPGCYVPAVPVGELAGIADTDSRETTLPRANITEIHNGYKVELEAPGMEKEQFVIQTDKNILTIAAVNTTEVLPADAHYCLHEFGSHSFLRNIALPPDANTTFIHAAYHAGILTIHLCKTKGEQDHTKNSIPVY; encoded by the coding sequence ATGAATACAGATAAAACGGATAAAGCCGGCGGTATTGTGTACCCGGGTTGCTATGTCCCTGCCGTTCCGGTTGGGGAGCTTGCCGGTATTGCCGATACGGATTCCCGCGAAACCACCCTGCCCCGGGCGAACATTACTGAAATCCACAATGGTTATAAAGTGGAACTGGAAGCTCCCGGTATGGAAAAAGAACAATTCGTGATCCAGACCGACAAAAACATCCTGACCATTGCCGCCGTAAATACAACTGAGGTGCTTCCGGCTGATGCGCATTACTGCCTGCATGAGTTCGGCAGCCATTCTTTTCTCAGGAACATCGCGCTGCCACCGGATGCAAATACCACATTCATTCATGCGGCATACCATGCCGGCATCCTGACGATCCATTTGTGTAAAACCAAGGGAGAACAAGACCACACAAAAAACAGCATCCCGGTATACTAA